The Oreochromis aureus strain Israel breed Guangdong linkage group 7, ZZ_aureus, whole genome shotgun sequence region CTCATGATCACTGGGAGGACCAAATGAAAAATAGTATCctttaaacaaaacaacattttgcATGCATAGATTTTGAAGTCATTTTTAGGTCTCTCATTTAGTTAAGCCATCATATCTTGTGTACCTTTAAGTCTGGGGTTCAATATTGTATCATAAAGGACAAGTGAACCAGACAGGAAAACTCTGTAGTATCACATAAGCTTGTTTTTGCACTGTCCAGTGAATCAGGTGAAAACTGATGCTTTTTTAGCTTCCACTAGTTCCAACTGTTGGGGTGATATTACTGCAGAAATGTAACTGCTGTAAGTACATCTTCAAAGTAAATCATCTCTCCTtatccatattttttttaatgtctgtacGGTGGCTCTTGTAGATGTACTGTTATGAAGTTTTAACCCTTTATGGTATCTTTTTAAAGGGCACTATCTGAACTGAGGATGAAGGAGCTGTACTAACCCACAGCATCAGCCCCCAGCCTCTGCAAGAGTTTGCACTCAGCAATGGTTTCATATGTTGGTCCAGCCAACATGCAGTATACCCCTTCCTGCAGGAAGCTGTCATAGCCCAGTTCCTTTGCTGTTCTTTTGGTCAGGGCTCTCAGGTCACGGTCATATGCATCTGACATGCATGGGAACCGCACTCCAAACCTGCAGGGATAATTAATGCATGAATGAGACACAGGAGTAATGTATAAGATACAGATTCTTTCACTGCCCTGCCTGGGTGTTTCTGTACCTCTCATCATTGTGCCCACACAGAGGGTTCTGTCCTGCAAATCCGggcatgttaatgtgatctttAATGAGCATGATGTCTCCCACACTGTAGGTGTCATTGAGTCCTCCTGCTGCATTTGTCACAATCAGAGTGGTCACACCCAGCAGATAGAAGACTCGCACTGGGTAAGTCACCTGGAAAGATAAAAACTGGATGCTTCAGAGACAGCAGCTGTCACTCTTTTATGGTCTCAGTGTTTGTCAGAATATTACAGCAGGGAGTTACAGGTAACCTGGGAATAATAGCAAAGGAACCAATTCATCATCTGAAGCAAACATTATAAAAGTGCCAGCTTCTTTATGCACTGATGTCAGTAAGATTTTTATTACTGTAGGTTTTTGCGCATGTGTGGAACAGTCGTGGTTCTGTGCTAACCTTTATATGGCAACTGATGGCCCATAAATGACTGTTGCTACTCTTCACTGCAGTCACATTtagaaattgtttttttctatttcacaTTCCCCTAGAGATTGAATTGCCTATGAAAGTGCTCTGCTAGTTAGTGCAGAAATGTTATTGAGTAGCTTGCTATCTTGATAAGGTCAGTGCTGTCACTGTGGAACATTGGTATGTTTGATATAGGATTTGCATATTATAAGCCCACAACAAACTTTGTTTAAGCAGAGCCGTGTGTAATAACAGGACTGCAGAACCTCTAAAAGCAAACGAATGATATAATGTTTGGTGGAATACTTCTTCTAAAAAACATATTCATTGTATAAGACAAAGTAATCAATTACAGGCAGTTATTATAGCTGGTGTTATTTCTAACTATACTAAATGTTTCAGATGAGTGTATTGCCATGGTAACAATGGCTGATTAGTCCTAACCAAAAGACAGTAGATTGTGATAAGCGTGTCTTTAATTTGCAGTTATTCTGTCATAAAGCAATGTACTGGAACAATTAAAATGTGTGGACAACCAACAGAGTGACACTGCCATTCACTGAGCCATGCAGTTCCTGTACATGGTTAATAAAAACATCCCATCTAATGTGATCttggctttatttttttcaggttGCCAAGTAGGGCTTACGGACCATAACACAGGACAAAGTCCAGTACATTCTGCCAGAAAAGCAAATTTGTGGTAGAAAATTTTACTTGAGCTGGCATAGGTGGGGGCTGGCATATGCAGATGATTCATCTAGagacatttaaaatattgtttgtCTATAGTTCTAACTGGATATAAGAGGGCTATAAAGCATCTGACCTTctgttactgtaaaaaaaaacttgacttTATGATTCAGGGGGATCATATGGAGAATTTTATGTGGATATGGCATGTGAAAGCGGGTAATAAAAGTCAAACCAGGATACAGTCTCCACAGGCCAAAGGGCAATCCAATGTGACACACTGGTTGGTTTTCTTACTGTCACCTCAGCACTTCAGCTGATCATTCTACAAACTTGGTAAATTCTTACCTCAAGTTGTACCTATGCAAGTGTTTATTAAAAGTCACCACTAGGCTATTTGGGAGAAAGTCTTAATTGTCTCAGAGAACAGCTTTCTCTCATAGGTTAGGAGCTTTATGAAAGAAAGTCTGATTTTGACTCATCGATTTAAAGAACAACAATCCATTTTAAAGGCACTTTGAACTGCATGTTTTTCTCAGTGTGATTGACTATGTCAGAATTTAAACTGCTGGCTGAATTCTACAGTACAGTGCATCGTTTGCATCAGCAAGGTCTCAAGACACAGAAGCGAGTTGGGTTGTGTAATGGAAATGTTGTATTTGTTCCAGAGTTGCTTGTTTTTTCACAGCACAATAATGCTGATTCATGAGTTATGAAACTATTCTATGAAACATGATTGATACAGTCTTGAAGCCCCTGAATGTTCTGCTGAGGGAACGACTACACCATATGAATTTGAAATGACTACACTAAACTTCGCCTGTGTGCCGAGCCAGAGTCTCAGTCCCATATGCATATAATAACCTTTTTAATGAAAACTCTGAATGATGACTGCTTTTTATTTGTCTTGTTCTTTCGTTACTGGATTTCTTCTGCAATTTGGGATAGAAATTGTGACAGAAAGCTACTTATGAGGGAAAgtaataacaaataaatgtcCCTCTATCTTTGCACATGTTCACATGGAGGCCATTCAAAATGCAATTAGATCAAATATAATCCCAGCAGAGCAGAGCATGGAAGTGGACAAATAATGGGATACATCCCAAAGAGTAAACACCAGGTATCAGCTACTCACAGTAGCTCAAAGAAAACACCAAGCTTTGTTAACATAAGCGGAATACGCTACTAAAGTTCCCCACCCAAGACTGATCCACACACTGACTGACCAGCTCTTCACTTGCTTATATGCTGCTAGGTGGCTGATTGCTGAATAAAGCCAGTTGTCCACTGGCTCCTCAGGAGAGATGGGTGGAAGCTGAGCTACTGGATGAgaaaaacacacccacacaacacacacacttgctAGGGCTGTAACAAATGTAAAACTCAGATCAGATCAGAGATATGACTGTTTTTAGCCATACTAGCATCACTGCTATTTAGATGGATAAAAACAGTCATGTCTCCGTATTTACTGCAGACTGAAATAGTTTAACTTTTGCTTTGTGTGGAACCAGCATTTTTTTTAGAACTGCAGCTGTTTATAATTGTGATCCCACAATGCCAATTTAAATATTGGTaatttattacttatttttattGTGGAATAACTATGCACTCTATATAAATGATGGCTGTAGccaatgtgacatcagaaaagaaaaagatggtCTAATCTGGGTAATGAAAAGTACTACAAGCAGTAGATTATCTCTACATACTGCTGCTTACCGTTTGTATGTTGTAACCCTCGTAGAAATGGAATCTCCCCTGCATACAGACACACTCGCAGCCCTTCAGCTTGCCAAACACCAGCTGCCCTGCATGGCCCTGCACTGCACAGCACATGTGTAGTATTAGCCATTGCTGGCTTGCATATGCACACTGTCCAGACAGTAATAATGAGTTTTAGGAAACCACTTACCGGTGCTGGTGGGAAAACCCGGAATATCCTTATATTTGAACACTGTCTTCTCCTCCAGCAGATCAGCTAGACCGCCCAAGCCTGAACCACAGATGATGGCCACTTTAGGACGCTGCTCCGTACGGTTGAGCAGCCAGTCCGCTGTCTTCTTATAGTTTTCATAACTGTATATGAAAGTGTTAAGGAACATAAACAATATCAAGTCAACATGTGCAGTTTTAACTGAGAATACAAAAAGAAGACATTGTTGAAAACAGAAGAACCAGCAGAACAGCTTCAACAGAAAGCTGTTTTAACTTCTATAGGCAATCATTAAAAGTCAGAACTCTAAAAAGATAGAAAGATTAATGAGTTTTGTTCGGTTATGGCTTTTCTGTGTGGATCaactagcctgacctgtctatCCAGCTAAATTGTGTCCTTTTGTGATGACAAAGTTTCCACAACTCACGTAAAGTTAATGCTCTTTGTCTCACTGGTAGAACTGGTAGAGTTACCCACTATTCAGCAACAGCAATGttaaaaacaagtgaaaagaTCATCTGGAGGGGAAATGTGGGAGAAAAAACACACGGAAATGAACACTGTATAAATAtgattaaataatgatgcaggGTGCAACACACTGAAGGGCTTTTACTTTGCCATTTTGAGTGCACCAGCCAAATTATAATTCAGGGGTGCTGATTTGATTGGGAATGCCCCAAGGTACTACATTATATAAAGTCTGAACCAGTCTGTAATTCTGGTTATAAATGTGGTAGTAAAGCTATAACCTTGTTAATGTTCCCTCAATGAATCAAGCCAAGCCTTGTTATTAAAATACAATGACACTTCAGGCTGTGGCCTTTACCTGAATCAAGCTGAAGCAGGAGAAAGCCTAAAGACTCCAGAAATCCCATCTAAGATATATGCTATATCTGACTAGGATTAGATGTTCTGGCTTATCTTTTCCATATTCCACCTGTTTCTTTGCTTAAATCTAGCATGGAATTATTTTAGCAACAGTAAAACTTTTGGCATCTGGGATGGAGACttcagtcaaagtcaaagtttcCATGAAGTAAGAAAGTGGGCCAGCTGCCAAATATATCAGGGGCCTATGCATCAAAAATTTTATCCATGAGAAAGAAACTGAAAGTAACTGAATCATTATCCAGTCTGTCAGTTGCAGTCGTGGCTCTGTAACTAATCCTTCGGGTGGTAATGGCAGCTTTGTACAAGAACACCCGTCAGGAAAATTAACACATAACAGTACAAACGTCTGCTGGATTAGAAGGTGGAGAATAAATGACAGCATGTCAGGTTATTTAACCattgcgtgttttgttttttttaatcagtgatTTATAAACCCAAGCAATGGAAACATGGAGACATCAGCAGGGGTGTATAATATGTAGCACAGCCATAAAAACATCTCTTATTCAGCAAGAACATGATGACAGCTCTCATTCCTGTAATTCTGCTGTAACCTTTTATTTAAGGGGAAGTAAACTTTCCCCATAAACAAGATGAATTTACTTTCGAGTGGCCAACTAGACTTACCAAATAACAATTATAAGAACTTTAATGTTTAGCCATCTTTTGTATGATGGTGTTAATCTGTTAGattgtcatgtttttttaattacttaGTAACCTGACCGCTTCTACTATGTGTTGGCATATTAAAGTCATGTGAAAATGACAGCTTgtaaaaaactgtgaaaaactaagtacaacCCATGTTTCAGTAGCTCCAAATTTAGTTGCAATAAGTTAAAGTAGCTGTTTTCTGTGTGATCCTCTACACTAGCTTCTGATTTTACAGGCCAGAAGCTTAAAAGCAGAACCTTTATAAAGGCCTCTACTTTTATAGAGCTAATAACACCTGGATGTTACTTACTCTCTTTACTCCTGTGGAAGTAGTTTTTCACAGCTACACCTACACCTAGCAACATACAGAGTAATATATGGGTAAAAAGTAAAGCCAgtaaattttattttgatttttctcCCACCTGCCTTTAAGTTAAGCTCAATGTTTATTTAGGTTACGTTTGTCTTTGAGCTCACTTCAATTACAATTACATAACAGGGAATTCTAAGATATAacagcaaacaggaagtgagtttGTAAGGGCTCTCCTTCCCTTGAACTGGTGGGCTGGTTAGTCTCGTGTGGAGCTGTCCGTGGTACTGCGGGGAATTTGTATTCAGGCTCTGAAGCGTCCAGGCTGCCTGCCACATATTTCTGGCATTCCGAACACAAAGTCCCGAAAACACAAAAGGCAGCTTGACTAGTCGCGATAGTTGCTAAGCCCCAGGCTTTGAATTAGACACACAAGACAGGCCTGTTAGGCAAACATGCAACCAGTCTGACTAGATCATCACAATAGATAGCAATgatatttgcatttgttttaatattaacaATGCAGGATATTCTACACTTAGTTACGCCGTAGCTAAAGGCTTCCACCTGTCACATTACCACAAGCTCACGTCATAGGGAGGAAAACCCTCATTGGCTGGTCTAATCCTCAGAAATAAGCGTCTTGTCACTTTTGCCTTCATTAAACGGTTCTCAAAACGCACAAGATGCTTTATGTAAATCTTAGGATGTATTCTTTACATCCCCTTTAACCCCATCCAGATTCTAATTAGACAGAAGAGTAGCCTTGACAATCATTAGGCTCTTTTCACTAACATCCAGCCCTGTCATTCCTACCTGCACTGACTGCTGGAGGGGTTTGCCGCTTCCATTTCCGACGATGGCGACGATAAGGTCCCgtttagtgtttattttcacaggtgCTTCCCGTGGATGCTACGCCAGTTAAACCCGCCGATTGAGACTCTTCTGCCTGGGTGGACGGAGTGCGGAGGGGGTGTTGCGCGTTGACGTCACGGTATTTCGTAGGGGATAGGGGCGGGGCTTACACAGAGTGCCGGTCGCTTTGAAGAATACAAAATCCAATTTTCTAGCCGACTGGCCAATTTACTGAACCGTTCAATGGACGAGACAAGACCGGGAACAGAGGGAGAAACAGTGAGAGGGCGACAGAGAAGAAGGGAAAGAGAAggatatgataataataacaataagataaaatatcAACATTACTGTTgtggatattttttttgttattgttttttaccccacaaatataaacaaacatttcagatTACCGAGTTCCATCAAACACCAGTTCGGGGAAACTCCGCATTTGTCTGAAGCACGCTGTACAAATAATCTCTCTACCCGTCACTCGCTCTGACTAACAATTCAAAGAGCTGACTCAGGCATTAGTCGAAAAGAATGAAcgtgaaaacacacaaaaacctaaTACAAAGCAGTAACACAAGGCAGAAGAAAAGGGGAGCAATGTACTTTATGTAATGACACAGACAGGATAAAGTAAGGTAAATACAAAGCTAGAGGagcttatttgtttaatattttaccTTGAATGTCACGAGTTTACAATTAACAGGTCTAGTTATGGGTTAATGCCAACAACCCATAAACCATAAACATTCCCGATAAAGTGAAAAATAGTTTAGtataacatccatccatccatccatcctcatccgctttatccgaagtcgggtcgcgggggcagcagcctaagcagagaagcccagacctccctctccccagccacctcctccagctcatccggggaacacaaaggcgttcccaggccagccgagatataatctctccagcgcgtcctgggtctgccctgggcctcctcccggtgggacatgcccgaacacctcacccaggaggcgcccaggggcatccttgtcagatgcccgaaccacctcaactggctcctttcgatgtggaggagcagcggctctactctgagcccctcccggatggccgaacttctcaccctatctctaagggagaggccagccacccttcggaggaagctcatttctgccgcttgtacccgcgatctcgttctttcggtcacttcGGTATAACATTTCAACTTAAATATGAATAGTTCCCATTTAATGCAACTTTGActgctttttcatttattcacatgtgacaactgaaaaacaaaaacatgtcatGGTGGTGCTGTGTAGCAGGCTGGAGTTGGACCCAAACGTAAGACTCGAACACAAAAGAGATAACTGAAAGAGGCAGCTTTTATTTGCTGCAACAAAACACTCTAAAccaaatacatgaaaaaaacccTAACATTGGAAACTCAGAACTGAAAACTAGAAACTAGGAATGAAAAACTAGGAACTGATGAGAAAGCAAGGAGAAGTCAATGGCCAGCGTAGGTATTAGCGTGGCGTGGTGTGGCTGAGCAGGTACTgaaaaagtacctggtaccaggtagtATGACCTCATGGAAAACCGTGGTTAAACGTGCCAAGTCAATGCGCGCAGATACTAACAGAAAAGGGGCTATAAAGTTTCCAGGTTTGGGAGGAGTGTGAAGAAAACAGTCTTCTAAATTCTCTGAGCTGGAGTTACCAGTCTCCGTAGTAATACTTCCAGGCTTAGAAGGAGCATGatgaaaactattttttaaatggAGGAAACGGACTCAGAAAAAACAGTCTTAGAATCTAAACACTGACTCAGGACAGATCAGCCTTTTCAAAAAAACTTGAGAcctggaggaggagagacaTGGAAaatttcttctgctgctgcagctgcggCGATGTAGAAGACTCCATTCCTTGCCGTGGTGATGTGGTAATGGAGGAATTAAGCTGCAGCGCGTGGAAGAGGAGGACGCAATGACTTGGGCCAGCTCTCGGGCTTGGAGTGCCTCCTTAGTCCGAGTCAAGGAACAGCCAAAATCCTAAGCCATACATGTAAACAAAACCTAACATTGATTGGAAACTGAGAACTGAGAACTGAAAACTAGAAACCAGGATCAGGAACTGGGGAGAAAGCTAAGAGAAGAGAGGGACACAAGGACCGCAGGGGAATACGCAGCAATGTGAGACAACACAACAACAGGCAGAGGAAGACAGTGGACTAAATACAAACAGACGTgacagggaggaagcaaaactgaatacaaTAAACACAGGACacgggactatcaaaataaaacaggaaacatgaggcACACACACTAAGACGTGGGCTTCACACTGCGACTGGGGAGACAGACAAAGGACACATGAAATGAGGAATACAGGGGAGGAACAGTAACAAAAACCTAAAGACTAGAACTATAATTATAACCTGAGCAGATTATAACTAAGAAAATTAGAAatgcaaatgtttaaactggaaACTTAAACAATGCCAGAAAAAgcctaaaaaacagaaatgttgcTACCATGACAAAACAAGAAGATGATCAAAGTGTCTCATGTACCAAATCAGTTCAGATATGTACTGTACGTCATGAGTAATCAGTCAGAGGGGATAAAGTGGACCTGTAGATTTAATTGGAGCTTCCTGCTCTTTAATCGTGCTCACTGGGCTTTCAAAttccttttgtgtctcacacGCCTGTACAATGACCCTCTTGAACACACAGTGCtcagctgatgtttggtttTAATGGATGTGGTGGTGActgcttgtgtgtctgtgtgtaagagAGCAGGATTATGTATTTAATATACAGTATAAGACATATAATCAGAATTATTTGATTGTATCTGTGGGTTATAAAGATACATAATTTCTTTCCCCTTTGAAAACTTGGGAATTTTCAGACGCAGTGAACCAAGCCATACTCCGTGAAACAGGGCAAAGTAGGCTTCTTTAATTAAACTCAAGATCAAATTCAACACACTTCTTAAGTCTTCAAATAACTTAAGTTCAGATGGCATGTTAAAGTTTAAATAGTAAATCTCAAAGTTCTGTATTTTTACATATATGAATGGCCTGTATAGCTGTTTGGTATAGTACTTGCACAACACGAGTGTTTGGTGATTTCTGTGCACATTTTTCTTAGtgatatttgttgttgttttttcttctttctggatGAAAGAGGGAAGTAAAAAAAATCGAGGCCGTGTGCAAAAACGTTTTAGTTGTCTTTATTTgaagaaatattaaaatgatGTTATTCAAAAACACATCAACAATCAAAATTtacgtttttaaaaacattttgaaacagACCATTCAGCATTATATcaactttttctgctgttagAGCTTTGAGCCAATCAGCAAAGAGTATATTGGGACGCTGTCGAGTACGTTGCCAGGCAATGAACCAGACAACCATCCTGCTTGTGCCCGATGGAGGGAAAGCTTTGTGTACAGTAAAAGTTCTCTGATACGTTCAACCTGACCAGGCATAAAGGGAAACTCATACATTATTATACAGATGAGTGTGACAAGGGAAGTAGAAACACATATGGAACACAGCTGGGTCTAAGAGAATTAATTCTTCAGCTTCACCTTAAATCACCACTTAGACCTTTGAAACCTGGACACAGCTGAGTCTTTCAACTGGTCAATAATTGCTGAAGTCCTGATTTCAACTCTATTGAATATTTGCAGATTACACTGAAAATCTGTGTTTGTGCCAGGAAACAACCAGTTTAAATCAACCCTTCTGCCAAGAAGATTGATCAAATATCCAGAGGTTTGCTGATGAGTATTAAAAGTGTCTGGTTTAAGGTGCCACATTGGTAAGGGACATTTAACGAAATATTAGCCGGACTGTATGTATATTTGTatacttttgaccctgtgtggattagagaaaatcaaaATAAGGAAAAGTTAGAGGAAAGTacattcaaacttgtgcacctaagttttgttaaaaaaaaaaaaagattttatagTGTGCTATACAGTCATTCCACCCCAGAAAAAGATCAGTTTAAAGAAATCCTTAAAAGCTCAAAACTACAGTGACATTCATGTCCATGATGAGTGTATAGACACTTCTCAACCCACTTCTAAACATGACTGTAATTAAATAATTTTGGTTTTAACAGAATCTGTTTTGAGTTCTTTTAAATGTAGTAACTGGATCCTAATGGTGTCACAGTAATATTGCACCTCAGATAATAGAGAGCAAACTTTTTTTAATACAcctgtgtttttgtccattttttgATGATCCAGCTAAAATCTCATTAAACAGTCAAGAGATGAGAAAACATCATCATGCTGAGAAagcattgcatttttgtgttcTGAACCAAGTCTGAAATTGAATATAAAACTTCACATCACTGCACCATAAGGAAGTATAAAAGGAAACACAAGTGAATGCGATGTTTACACTGTTTTAGCCTTTTGGGAACACAGAGTGATGCTGTTTGAACTGAATcatgatttttctttgtttccagtGTAGCCATTAGTATAAACTGCATAAAGTGGGTGTCCAGTTTATCTGTCCATGACTTCACTGCTCTTTCCTTTCTAGCAGGTTTACTACAACTTTTTCAAAATGAGTGCTATTCAGATAAAGAAAAAGGCGTCCTTGCTTTGCCCTGATAAACATTTGAAGGAGAGCAAATGAAGAAAGGTGAGAGTAATATGttctttttggctttttttcccctgtgaaCTAATATGGTCTACCAGTTCTATTATGAAAGTTATGGTACTATCACCGCGTGCAAGTGACATAGAATTGAAGGCACTACAGCAACTTGGTGAGACAGATTTTTCTCATGAATTAACAGGGGCCCACTTTCCTCTGAGCTATATTTTGAACATTGTCCCATTCTTTTAAAGATCGTGTTTCAAATAACAAATTGTCTGAATAATTACTTTCTCGTCTTTTATGGAAGAAAAATCAATACCTGACTGCAATgaggtttttttgtatttacctCAACTCAGCAATTTTAGtgcctctgcttttttttcccatccAGCATTACTTACAATGTTTTTCAATGCCACATGAAATTTAGGACTTATCTGCTTACTTgttgagatttttaaaaaattgcatcaaaaaagtaaaatttcatatttttcttgAGAATTTCCACACATAGCACCCCATCTCCATTCACCATGGAAATATATGTAGTTAAAGCACCAAAACATTAGAACATTACTTTTCTTGCATGTattttttctgaaatatttcaCAATTTATGACAAAAATTGTCCAGAATTTTCAGAGACAGAGCGGAGTTATTAACTGTCAGAGTAAGACAAGCAGAAAAGCTATTCCTCTTTACCTTTATTCTCTTTACTGTGCAGCAGAGGccactgtttttattccataGCCATAATATATCATCCCAGCATGCTTCAGAACTTGTAACGTTTGAGAAATAAAGCTCCCCATTTAgttattttactttataaaCATCATTTAACTCTgtgacattttcaaaataaaaggccTTAATAGGAAGCTACTGTCTTAAAATGTCTGGTTTTCAAAATGAAAGCTCCCAGATACCTATTGGAAGTAACAAAATGCTTTAGGCCAGTTAGTTTT contains the following coding sequences:
- the pnp6 gene encoding purine nucleoside phosphorylase 6 — protein: MEAANPSSSQCSYENYKKTADWLLNRTEQRPKVAIICGSGLGGLADLLEEKTVFKYKDIPGFPTSTVQGHAGQLVFGKLKGCECVCMQGRFHFYEGYNIQTVTYPVRVFYLLGVTTLIVTNAAGGLNDTYSVGDIMLIKDHINMPGFAGQNPLCGHNDERFGVRFPCMSDAYDRDLRALTKRTAKELGYDSFLQEGVYCMLAGPTYETIAECKLLQRLGADAVGMSTVPEVVVARHCGLRVLGLSLITNKVVADYESNERANHAEVLKTTEHRTRDLQNLVSHLIAKLQ